One Chloroflexota bacterium DNA window includes the following coding sequences:
- a CDS encoding PAS domain-containing protein: protein MTESVAITEQPSQTAAITIPRSPLSRLLLPIALVVLALGAGLAAWSGLNFGPQTMLIGAIAGGVGALAALVGLIAGLRRRLPLSGWALIVGTLSIALGATMVFPEQRELAIISAALPVLCAALTLRPLHTAIVTVVSLASLWAAAYFAAAEPSTNQLIQWSLLSAFVLVISIFALVCSAALRAFDRQQTVGHESTTQLNKQLGEEQERVERAAQMLVQERDRLAAVLGAASDGVVLADSNGIILQANAAARQLLNEAFGGTLEGQALNQWSQENTGRLRVISNEREGERQRVVFEQQQGTRKPVIGLNQVPIRSSAGSVLGYVGVFHDKTTELEVEEMRSQLLDFLVQDMHDPLNSVLAAQDTLLAGDLGDGNERVLSTARRTTSRLVELTNTLMEMSRLHGDPNSLHRLANPLRPLIEGSIAQSTPQAQQRAINLVLEYGADSGGLAFDADKMRRVMSHLLDNALRRSPAYSTVRVQVSNTGGNAQVRIADQGPSIPVELAGRIFDRFSKQVGEQRIGGVGLAYCKQVIEAHGGRIWVDSTPGKGSTFIFSMPSAA from the coding sequence ATGACTGAAAGCGTCGCAATTACTGAGCAGCCTAGTCAAACAGCTGCAATAACTATCCCACGTTCGCCCTTAAGTCGGTTGTTGTTGCCAATTGCCTTGGTGGTGTTGGCGCTTGGTGCAGGGCTGGCAGCGTGGAGCGGACTTAATTTTGGCCCGCAAACGATGCTGATCGGGGCGATTGCCGGCGGAGTTGGCGCACTGGCCGCCTTGGTTGGCCTAATTGCTGGCCTGCGTCGGCGCTTGCCCTTGAGTGGTTGGGCCTTAATCGTTGGCACGCTCAGCATTGCTTTGGGCGCAACCATGGTCTTCCCTGAACAACGCGAATTGGCGATTATTAGCGCTGCCCTGCCGGTTTTGTGTGCCGCGCTGACCTTGCGCCCCTTGCACACTGCTATTGTTACGGTTGTTAGTTTAGCGAGTTTATGGGCCGCCGCCTATTTTGCCGCCGCCGAACCAAGCACCAACCAGTTAATTCAATGGAGCTTGCTCAGTGCCTTTGTGCTCGTGATCAGCATTTTTGCCTTGGTTTGTAGCGCAGCGCTCCGAGCGTTCGATCGCCAGCAAACTGTCGGTCATGAATCAACCACCCAACTCAACAAGCAACTTGGCGAAGAGCAAGAGCGGGTCGAACGCGCTGCCCAAATGTTGGTGCAAGAGCGCGATCGGCTGGCGGCAGTGCTGGGCGCAGCGAGCGATGGCGTGGTGTTGGCCGATAGCAATGGCATCATTTTGCAGGCCAATGCTGCTGCCCGCCAATTGTTGAATGAAGCGTTTGGCGGCACACTCGAAGGCCAAGCGCTCAACCAGTGGAGCCAAGAAAACACAGGCCGTTTGCGGGTGATCAGCAACGAACGTGAAGGCGAACGCCAACGCGTGGTTTTTGAGCAACAACAAGGCACACGCAAACCCGTGATTGGTCTCAACCAAGTGCCAATTCGCAGTAGCGCAGGCAGTGTGTTGGGCTATGTTGGGGTTTTCCACGATAAAACCACCGAATTAGAAGTTGAAGAAATGCGTTCGCAATTGCTCGATTTCCTCGTGCAAGATATGCATGATCCGCTGAATTCGGTGTTGGCAGCCCAAGATACCTTGTTGGCTGGCGATTTGGGCGATGGCAATGAGCGGGTTTTATCGACCGCTCGCCGCACAACCTCGCGCTTGGTTGAGCTAACCAATACCCTGATGGAAATGAGCCGTTTGCATGGCGACCCCAACAGCCTGCATCGTTTGGCTAACCCATTGCGCCCATTGATCGAAGGCAGCATCGCCCAATCAACACCGCAAGCCCAACAACGGGCAATCAACTTGGTGTTGGAGTATGGCGCTGATAGTGGTGGCCTCGCCTTCGATGCCGATAAGATGCGGCGGGTGATGAGCCACTTGCTTGATAATGCTTTGCGTCGCAGCCCAGCGTATAGCACGGTGCGGGTGCAAGTCAGCAACACGGGCGGCAATGCCCAAGTACGGATCGCCGACCAAGGCCCAAGTATTCCGGTTGAACTAGCAGGCCGCATTTTTGATCGCTTCAGCAAGCAGGTTGGCGAACAACGCATCGGCGGGGTTGGCCTAGCCTATTGCAAACAGGTGATTGAGGCTCATGGTGGCCGAATTTGGGTTGATAGCACGCCTGGCAAAGGCAGTACCTTTATCTTTAGCATGCCCTCAGCAGCATAA
- a CDS encoding SEC-C domain-containing protein → MAKVGRNDPCPCGSGKKYKQCHEAADRAQEDQLRLLRRAQDRLFPKLIEATQSEELAPSTPTLFEQYWGGRYTAADMSELDELEDRGSERFLTWLAFDAQSGDDGSTLVERIAANPPAELELDEHELNLLPTWAGIRLRPYLITEIIKGKGALIQEVLTKETFTLRDHAAAKRLEENELIFAHLVPVGEEYYIAGAAAQTTPDTVEKLSEFLAVSLEDWQLRNPEADLNQFVRENSYLFNHFISVLPREEKEPSKFDDLMLRGRTALLMTKQSLGLGGADDDDDDEDTDDDDSDEFDDDQADDDQVDDEFDDAEQPDDDQTEALTDSDQQPTK, encoded by the coding sequence ATGGCAAAAGTAGGCCGCAACGACCCATGCCCATGTGGCAGTGGCAAAAAATATAAGCAATGTCATGAAGCAGCTGACCGTGCCCAGGAAGACCAGTTACGCTTATTACGCCGTGCCCAAGATCGGTTGTTTCCTAAATTGATCGAGGCCACCCAAAGCGAAGAATTAGCTCCTAGCACGCCTACTCTGTTTGAGCAATATTGGGGCGGGCGCTACACTGCCGCCGATATGAGCGAGCTTGATGAGCTGGAAGATCGTGGCTCAGAGCGCTTTTTGACTTGGCTGGCCTTCGATGCCCAAAGTGGCGACGATGGCTCAACCTTGGTCGAACGGATCGCCGCTAATCCGCCAGCTGAGCTTGAGCTTGACGAACATGAACTGAATTTATTACCAACTTGGGCTGGCATTCGCTTGCGCCCTTATCTGATTACAGAAATTATCAAGGGCAAAGGCGCGTTGATTCAAGAGGTTTTGACCAAAGAAACCTTTACCTTGCGTGACCATGCTGCCGCCAAGCGCTTGGAAGAAAATGAGCTGATTTTTGCCCACCTTGTGCCAGTTGGCGAAGAATACTACATTGCTGGCGCAGCGGCTCAAACCACGCCCGACACGGTAGAGAAACTTAGTGAATTCTTGGCAGTTAGCTTGGAAGATTGGCAATTGCGCAATCCTGAAGCTGATCTGAATCAGTTTGTGCGTGAAAATAGCTACCTGTTCAATCATTTTATCTCAGTGTTGCCACGCGAAGAAAAAGAACCATCGAAGTTTGACGATTTGATGCTGCGTGGCCGCACCGCCTTGCTGATGACCAAACAATCGCTTGGTTTGGGCGGAGCTGATGACGATGACGATGATGAAGATACTGATGACGATGATAGTGATGAATTTGACGACGATCAGGCTGATGATGATCAAGTTGATGATGAATTTGATGACGCTGAGCAACCTGATGATGATCAAACCGAAGCGCTAACCGATTCAGACCAACAGCCAACCAAATAA
- a CDS encoding LuxR C-terminal-related transcriptional regulator: MSDQSPLSEREIEVLRQLALGASNNEIANTLVISPNTVKVHIRNIYAKLGVLSRAEATLEAVRRGLIEVLNTPNPVPEPESIPESEPLVSIPIDEPIAPEPMQLPSTTQPITTSVPDPITPVITQPTNQITIPRAYALAILGVLFGLIVAVVAIGWFVVRGNITPTTQPATTLVSNVWQPLTALPEPTYQHAGVFLADSLIVIGGNTDTGVVAHTRQLNLATGAWRELATKPTAVASSGAVQIAGQIYVAGGRDKNGAASNILEIFDLAQNRWQTGPAMPAPRANAMIAAIDGKVYVFGGENEGIIADTSFIYSPDTQSWSQGPAIPLALRDAAIAQSGGDVVLIGGQTSTGPSLGTWRLQTGTWQKLTDLPAPRIDAGAVYITNQIYLVGGAEGDQAILVLQNNIWNATDLRTGHAVSEHLVLSNARDIYSIGGWNGTNALAETRSWTPITNIFLPSVGK, translated from the coding sequence ATGTCTGATCAATCACCACTCAGCGAGCGTGAAATCGAGGTCTTGCGCCAGCTCGCGCTGGGGGCAAGCAATAACGAAATTGCCAATACGCTGGTCATCAGCCCCAATACAGTCAAAGTGCATATTCGCAATATCTACGCCAAGCTGGGGGTGTTATCACGGGCTGAGGCGACACTTGAGGCTGTACGGCGCGGCCTGATCGAGGTTTTGAATACCCCAAATCCAGTGCCTGAGCCTGAGAGCATTCCTGAGAGCGAGCCGCTCGTCAGTATTCCAATTGATGAGCCAATCGCGCCTGAACCAATGCAGCTTCCCAGCACAACGCAGCCGATCACAACCTCAGTGCCCGATCCGATTACCCCAGTGATCACCCAACCAACCAATCAAATTACAATTCCCCGAGCCTATGCTTTGGCGATTTTGGGTGTGCTATTTGGGCTGATTGTAGCGGTTGTGGCAATTGGCTGGTTTGTCGTGCGCGGCAACATCACGCCAACTACCCAGCCTGCGACAACGCTTGTGAGCAATGTGTGGCAACCACTGACCGCGCTGCCAGAGCCAACCTACCAACATGCCGGGGTTTTTCTAGCCGATAGTTTGATTGTAATTGGCGGCAACACTGATACTGGCGTGGTGGCGCATACTCGTCAATTGAATTTGGCGACGGGGGCGTGGCGTGAGTTGGCGACCAAACCAACGGCGGTGGCCTCTAGTGGTGCAGTGCAGATTGCTGGCCAAATTTATGTAGCAGGTGGCCGCGATAAAAATGGTGCTGCTAGCAATATTTTAGAGATTTTTGACCTAGCCCAAAATCGTTGGCAAACAGGCCCAGCCATGCCTGCCCCACGCGCCAATGCCATGATTGCCGCGATCGATGGCAAAGTTTATGTGTTTGGCGGCGAGAACGAGGGGATCATCGCCGATACCAGCTTTATTTATAGCCCTGATACCCAAAGCTGGAGCCAAGGCCCAGCCATACCATTGGCCTTGCGTGATGCAGCTATCGCCCAAAGTGGCGGCGATGTTGTATTGATCGGCGGCCAAACCTCAACTGGCCCCAGCCTTGGAACCTGGCGTTTGCAAACTGGCACATGGCAAAAATTAACCGATCTGCCAGCCCCACGGATTGACGCTGGCGCGGTTTATATCACCAATCAGATCTATTTGGTGGGTGGAGCTGAGGGCGACCAAGCTATTTTGGTATTGCAAAACAATATCTGGAATGCAACCGATTTGCGCACCGGCCATGCTGTCAGCGAACACCTCGTGCTTTCAAACGCTCGGGATATTTATAGCATTGGTGGCTGGAATGGCACGAATGCGCTCGCTGAAACCCGCAGTTGGACTCCGATTACCAATATCTTTTTGCCAAGTGTGGGCAAATAG
- a CDS encoding metallophosphatase family protein → MRVLVLADIHANLAALEAVLGAAGEVDSVWCLGDTVGYGPQPNECVALMRERQQAMLVGNHDLGCLGTIPLTNFNRDARIANEWNGLQLTEEHREFLLSLSPMQQVNDMVTLAHGSPRDPVWEYLLDTVGATYSFDHFSTPICFVGHTHQPVIFTADMLGDHCTATIPTDQLVLKLQPDKRYIINAGGVGQPRDGDARSGWAIYDDEQQTVSFHRTTYNIRRTQTLMLEHGLPNILAARLSFGM, encoded by the coding sequence ATGCGGGTTCTGGTTCTTGCTGATATTCATGCTAACTTAGCCGCACTGGAAGCTGTTCTTGGAGCAGCAGGCGAGGTCGATTCGGTTTGGTGTTTGGGTGATACGGTTGGTTATGGGCCTCAACCAAATGAATGTGTTGCGCTCATGCGTGAACGCCAGCAAGCGATGTTGGTCGGCAATCACGACCTTGGTTGCCTTGGCACTATTCCCTTGACCAATTTTAATCGTGATGCGCGGATTGCCAACGAATGGAATGGCTTGCAATTAACCGAGGAGCATCGCGAGTTTTTGCTGAGCCTCAGCCCGATGCAACAGGTTAATGATATGGTTACCTTGGCACACGGTAGCCCACGCGACCCGGTTTGGGAATATTTACTCGATACCGTGGGAGCAACCTATTCGTTTGATCATTTTAGCACACCGATTTGCTTTGTGGGCCATACTCATCAGCCAGTAATTTTTACTGCTGATATGCTTGGCGATCATTGCACTGCGACGATTCCGACTGATCAATTGGTGCTCAAGCTGCAACCCGATAAACGCTATATCATCAATGCTGGTGGGGTTGGTCAACCCCGCGATGGCGATGCTCGCTCTGGTTGGGCAATTTATGACGATGAGCAACAAACGGTCAGCTTCCATCGCACAACTTACAATATTCGGCGTACCCAAACCTTGATGCTTGAACATGGCTTGCCCAATATTTTGGCAGCCCGTTTGAGTTTTGGCATGTAG
- a CDS encoding GerMN domain-containing protein, with amino-acid sequence MTGEAHDIPVPQASFCLSSNHVRCPLYAGEDLPIAQVVSTPTPVAVGGWRGWLAGLSTRDRRIYATLVGLLGLIIVAYAISGVVLFSNPDTPAIPSATSQVLQPTSDSPTLTVSPSPNAFATAAVRQTQTAEVIAQTTTVTPSVSATPSASATTQVILASPTFIIVPPTEDVIVASATPSIPFATDLPTFEPTLSPIATTAVPTIEPTVEPTVEPTVEPTIEPTVEPTVEPTVEPTPEPIPEPTAQPTEETGGREVNQLTLFFADSTGQVLVPVSRQIAATRQPRTAAIQQLIQGARSDLRSLLPSDTQLLGLRLNNGIASANFNRIPTFGNSSLEDLGLRSIVLALTEQPEITQVQIQVQGQNLGGLRYRPNVNPDNPQGLSGQFNTTSFLPLYFQQSSGRWVRVMRLVPSTKTEARATVDELIRGAGRYSHVVSSAIPSTSQVRRLVIVDGVAQLDLSAEFSQTSNPRAAVDALVLALTSFSSVQQVQITVEGQALSNIWGVTFSNPFVRPQLNPE; translated from the coding sequence ATGACCGGAGAGGCTCACGACATCCCAGTGCCCCAAGCCTCGTTTTGCCTAAGCAGCAACCATGTGCGTTGCCCATTATATGCAGGTGAAGATCTGCCGATTGCGCAGGTTGTCAGCACGCCTACGCCAGTTGCGGTGGGTGGTTGGCGCGGCTGGCTGGCTGGTTTATCAACCCGCGATCGCCGCATTTATGCCACCTTGGTGGGCCTACTTGGCTTAATTATTGTGGCCTATGCGATTAGCGGCGTTGTTTTATTTAGCAACCCCGATACTCCAGCCATCCCTAGCGCTACCTCGCAAGTGCTTCAGCCAACATCCGATAGCCCAACATTAACGGTCTCACCATCGCCAAATGCCTTTGCCACAGCAGCGGTTCGTCAAACTCAAACAGCCGAAGTTATTGCTCAAACCACTACCGTTACTCCCTCGGTCTCTGCTACGCCATCGGCTTCTGCAACCACTCAGGTGATTCTTGCATCGCCAACCTTTATTATTGTACCGCCAACTGAAGATGTGATTGTAGCCTCTGCTACTCCTAGCATTCCGTTTGCCACCGATCTGCCAACCTTCGAGCCAACCTTATCGCCAATTGCCACAACTGCCGTGCCAACCATTGAGCCAACCGTCGAACCGACAGTTGAGCCAACCGTTGAACCAACCATTGAGCCAACCGTCGAACCGACAGTTGAGCCGACTGTCGAGCCAACGCCTGAACCGATCCCTGAGCCAACTGCTCAGCCGACGGAGGAAACTGGCGGTCGCGAGGTTAATCAATTAACCTTGTTTTTTGCCGATAGCACTGGCCAAGTGTTAGTGCCAGTCTCGCGCCAGATTGCCGCAACTCGTCAGCCACGGACTGCCGCAATCCAACAGTTAATTCAAGGTGCACGTAGCGATTTGCGTAGTTTGTTGCCCAGCGATACTCAATTACTTGGGCTACGCTTGAACAACGGTATTGCTAGCGCTAATTTTAACCGTATCCCGACGTTTGGCAATTCAAGCCTAGAAGATTTAGGCTTGCGTTCAATTGTGTTGGCCTTGACTGAGCAACCAGAGATTACGCAGGTGCAAATTCAAGTCCAAGGCCAGAATTTGGGTGGCTTGCGCTATCGTCCCAATGTCAACCCCGATAATCCGCAGGGTTTAAGTGGTCAGTTTAACACAACTTCGTTCTTGCCGTTATATTTTCAGCAAAGTAGTGGCCGTTGGGTGCGGGTGATGCGGCTTGTGCCAAGCACCAAAACTGAGGCCCGTGCTACCGTTGATGAACTTATTCGCGGCGCTGGCCGCTATAGTCATGTTGTTAGTAGTGCCATTCCGAGCACCAGCCAAGTGCGACGTTTGGTGATTGTTGATGGGGTTGCCCAGCTTGATCTTAGCGCTGAATTCAGCCAAACCAGCAATCCGCGTGCGGCAGTTGATGCCTTAGTATTGGCATTAACTTCGTTCAGCAGTGTGCAACAGGTGCAGATTACGGTCGAAGGCCAAGCGCTCAGCAATATTTGGGGCGTAACATTCAGCAATCCCTTCGTTCGCCCACAACTCAACCCTGAATAG
- a CDS encoding RNA-binding transcriptional accessory protein, with the protein MDYAYLIAKSLTVRAEQVTAAIQLFDAGNTLPFVARYRKEQTGGLDEEQLRSIQSQIARLRELDERREAILSALREQGNLSDELAQALAAATDKTTLEDLYAPFKPKRRTRASIARERGLEGLADIIQMQPNDPIDATARQFLNEQVTSIEEALAGARDIVAEQISDHPEVRRQTRERALRWGVVRSELIADAEDSKGVYQTYYQFESTASRLKPYQVLALNRGETEHILRFKIQMDQRDWFDVVAKYFPLDQRSAWAEQLRLAIHDGAERLLLPAIERDVRRALTEQAESHAITVFAKNVHSLLLQAPIANNVVLGLDPGYRTGCKVAIIGQTGNVLTTATIYPHSGAAARERAFQELQTLIKRYTVSLIAIGNGTASRETEQLVADVIRHQTGLHYLIVSEAGASVYSASSLARSELPDLDVSLRGAVSIARRVQDPLAELVKIEPKAIGVGMYQHDVDQSALGNALDGVVESAVNNVGVDVNTASPALLRYVAGIGPKLSAQIVSHREENGPFRSRQALKKVKGLGPKAFEQAAGFLRIRDGDEALDASAIHPESYTVTRNLLAKLNINAKTGRNERIKRLEDLKNQPLHSLAAELGTGVPTLSDIIDQLLRPGRDPREDVPAPILRSDVLAFEDLQPGMQLKGTVRNVVDWGAFIDLGVKHDGLLHRSQIPRGLSLSVGDIVDVSIQSIDPDRKRIALVLAQ; encoded by the coding sequence ATGGATTATGCCTATTTAATTGCCAAAAGCTTGACGGTGCGTGCCGAGCAAGTTACCGCTGCGATTCAATTATTCGATGCAGGCAATACTTTGCCGTTCGTCGCCCGCTATCGCAAAGAGCAAACTGGTGGCTTGGATGAGGAACAATTACGCAGCATCCAAAGCCAAATTGCCCGTTTACGCGAGCTTGATGAACGGCGCGAGGCAATTTTGAGTGCTCTGCGCGAGCAAGGCAATTTGAGCGATGAATTAGCTCAAGCCTTGGCCGCCGCTACTGATAAAACCACCCTCGAAGATTTGTATGCGCCTTTCAAGCCCAAACGGCGTACCCGCGCCAGCATTGCCCGCGAACGTGGCCTCGAAGGCTTGGCTGACATTATCCAAATGCAGCCGAATGACCCGATTGATGCCACCGCTCGCCAGTTTCTCAACGAACAGGTTACCAGCATTGAAGAGGCCTTGGCGGGAGCACGCGATATTGTGGCCGAGCAGATCAGCGATCATCCTGAGGTGCGCCGTCAAACTCGCGAACGGGCTTTGCGTTGGGGCGTAGTTCGCAGCGAGTTAATCGCCGATGCCGAGGATAGCAAGGGCGTATATCAAACCTACTATCAATTTGAGAGCACGGCCAGCCGCCTCAAGCCCTACCAAGTGCTTGCGCTCAATCGCGGCGAAACCGAACATATTTTGCGCTTCAAAATTCAGATGGATCAACGTGATTGGTTTGATGTAGTTGCCAAATATTTTCCGCTTGATCAGCGTTCAGCCTGGGCCGAGCAACTGCGTTTGGCAATTCACGATGGTGCTGAGCGTTTGCTCTTGCCAGCCATCGAGCGCGATGTGCGCCGCGCCCTGACTGAGCAAGCCGAAAGCCATGCGATCACCGTCTTTGCCAAGAATGTGCATTCGTTGTTGTTGCAAGCACCAATCGCCAACAATGTGGTGCTCGGGCTTGATCCAGGCTACCGCACTGGTTGCAAAGTAGCGATTATCGGCCAAACTGGCAATGTGCTCACGACTGCCACAATTTATCCCCATAGCGGCGCGGCAGCGCGTGAACGGGCTTTTCAAGAATTGCAAACGTTGATCAAACGCTATACCGTTAGTTTGATTGCGATTGGCAATGGCACAGCCTCGCGCGAAACTGAGCAATTAGTCGCCGATGTGATTCGCCACCAAACTGGCTTGCACTATTTGATTGTCAGCGAAGCTGGAGCCAGTGTTTATAGCGCCAGCAGCCTTGCCCGTAGCGAATTGCCTGATCTCGATGTCAGCTTGCGCGGCGCGGTTTCGATTGCGCGGCGGGTGCAAGACCCTTTGGCCGAGTTGGTCAAAATCGAGCCAAAAGCAATTGGCGTGGGCATGTATCAACATGATGTTGATCAATCGGCCTTGGGCAATGCGCTTGATGGGGTGGTTGAGAGCGCAGTTAATAATGTTGGGGTTGATGTCAACACCGCCTCGCCTGCACTTTTACGCTATGTTGCGGGGATTGGCCCCAAACTTTCGGCTCAAATTGTCAGCCATCGCGAGGAAAATGGCCCATTTCGTTCACGCCAAGCACTCAAAAAGGTCAAAGGGCTTGGGCCAAAAGCCTTTGAACAAGCCGCTGGATTTTTGCGGATTCGCGATGGCGATGAAGCTTTGGATGCCAGTGCGATTCACCCCGAAAGTTATACGGTTACCCGTAATTTGCTGGCCAAGCTGAATATTAACGCCAAAACAGGCCGCAACGAACGGATCAAACGCTTGGAAGATTTGAAAAATCAGCCATTGCATAGCCTTGCGGCGGAATTGGGCACAGGCGTACCAACCCTGAGCGATATTATTGATCAACTGCTACGGCCAGGCCGCGACCCACGCGAGGATGTGCCAGCACCAATTTTGCGCAGCGATGTGCTGGCGTTTGAAGATTTGCAGCCAGGCATGCAGCTCAAAGGCACGGTGCGCAATGTCGTCGATTGGGGCGCATTTATCGATTTGGGGGTTAAGCACGATGGCTTATTGCACCGTTCGCAAATTCCCCGTGGCCTGAGTCTGAGTGTTGGCGATATTGTTGATGTTAGCATTCAATCAATCGACCCAGATCGCAAACGGATTGCCTTAGTTTTAGCGCAATAA
- a CDS encoding deoxyhypusine synthase family protein, with translation MSTTPISDFLRHNFRHFNAAAMIDASDAYVRHLENNGKMMITLAGAMSTAELGISLAEMIRQDKVQIISCTGANLEEDLFNLVAHDYYERVPHYRDLTPDDEAALLARHMNRVTDTCIPEEEAMRRLERALVDEWTAADAAGERYFPHEFLYRILRKGVLEEYFQIDIKDSWMYAAMEKNLPIIVPGWEDSTTGNMYAAHCIQGEIKNIHTVRTGIEYMAYLAEWYIEISKTHSIGFYQIGGGIAGDFPICVVPMLHQDMQMGNVPVWGYFCQISDSTTSYGSYSGAVPNEKITWGKLEPTTPKFIVESDASIVAPLMFALILGQ, from the coding sequence GTGAGCACGACTCCTATTAGCGATTTTTTGCGCCATAACTTTCGCCACTTCAACGCGGCAGCCATGATCGATGCCAGCGATGCCTATGTGCGCCACCTTGAAAACAACGGCAAAATGATGATTACCCTTGCTGGCGCGATGAGCACCGCCGAATTGGGAATCTCGTTGGCCGAAATGATTCGCCAAGATAAAGTGCAAATTATTTCGTGTACCGGAGCCAACCTCGAAGAAGATTTATTCAACTTAGTGGCTCACGATTACTACGAACGGGTGCCGCATTATCGCGATTTAACGCCCGATGATGAAGCTGCACTGTTGGCTCGCCATATGAATCGGGTCACCGACACCTGTATTCCCGAAGAAGAAGCCATGCGCCGCTTGGAACGCGCCTTGGTCGATGAATGGACAGCGGCTGATGCAGCAGGCGAGCGCTATTTCCCCCACGAATTTCTCTATCGAATTTTGCGCAAAGGCGTTTTAGAAGAATATTTCCAAATCGATATTAAAGATTCGTGGATGTACGCCGCGATGGAGAAAAACCTGCCAATCATCGTGCCAGGCTGGGAAGATTCAACGACTGGCAATATGTATGCAGCTCACTGTATCCAAGGCGAAATCAAGAATATTCACACTGTGCGGACTGGGATCGAATATATGGCCTATTTGGCCGAATGGTATATCGAAATCAGCAAAACTCATTCAATTGGCTTCTATCAAATTGGCGGCGGCATTGCTGGCGACTTCCCAATTTGTGTTGTGCCAATGTTGCACCAAGATATGCAAATGGGCAACGTGCCAGTGTGGGGCTATTTTTGCCAAATCAGTGACTCAACGACCAGCTACGGCTCTTATTCAGGCGCAGTGCCCAACGAAAAAATCACCTGGGGCAAATTAGAACCAACCACGCCTAAATTTATTGTCGAATCCGATGCTTCAATTGTTGCACCATTGATGTTTGCTTTGATTTTGGGGCAATAA